The following proteins are encoded in a genomic region of Gossypium hirsutum isolate 1008001.06 chromosome D05, Gossypium_hirsutum_v2.1, whole genome shotgun sequence:
- the LOC121216758 gene encoding signal peptidase complex catalytic subunit SEC11A isoform X3: MYFQADGMLNEAEIPKVTKALEVHEQRNSKEADILTKGDANLYDDRMLYTSSNRWLQKKIHHGQSCWEGSHNVHLCLPESM; the protein is encoded by the exons ATGTACTTCCAA GCAGATGGAATGTTGAATGAAGCTGAAATTCCGAAGGTGACCAAAGCATTAGAG GTTCATGAGCAGCGAAATAGCAAAGAAGCTGATATACTCACTAAAG GAGACGCTAATCTTTACGATGACAGAATGTTGTACACATCTAGTAATCGTTGGTTGCAAAAAAAAATACATCATGGGCAGAGCTGTTGG GAAGGATCCCATAATGTTCACTTATGCTTACCTGAG AGCATGTAG
- the LOC121216758 gene encoding signal peptidase complex catalytic subunit SEC11A isoform X2, with protein MYFQADGMLNEAEIPKVTKALEVSVDILYCREKYSNGMVISSALIIWKGLICIIGSESPVVVVLSGSMEPGFKRVHEQRNSKEADILTKGDANLYDDRMLYTSSNRWLQKKIHHGQSCWEGSHNVHLCLPESM; from the exons ATGTACTTCCAA GCAGATGGAATGTTGAATGAAGCTGAAATTCCGAAGGTGACCAAAGCATTAGAG GTTTCCGTCGATATTCTTTATTGCAGAGAGAAATATTCTAATGGAATGGTTATTTCATCGGCACTGATAATATGGAAAGGATTGATTTGCATTATTGGGAGCGAGTCGCCGGTGGTGGTTGTGCTATCTGGGAGTATGGAACCCGGTTTCAAACGA GTTCATGAGCAGCGAAATAGCAAAGAAGCTGATATACTCACTAAAG GAGACGCTAATCTTTACGATGACAGAATGTTGTACACATCTAGTAATCGTTGGTTGCAAAAAAAAATACATCATGGGCAGAGCTGTTGG GAAGGATCCCATAATGTTCACTTATGCTTACCTGAG AGCATGTAG
- the LOC121216758 gene encoding signal peptidase complex catalytic subunit SEC11A isoform X1 produces MYFQADGMLNEAEIPKVTKALEVSVDILYCREKYSNGMVISSALIIWKGLICIIGSESPVVVVLSGSMEPGFKRVHEQRNSKEADILTKGDANLYDDRMLYTSSNRWLQKKIHHGQSCWEGSHNVHLCLPEVCSKFFQKLGCPEKKT; encoded by the exons ATGTACTTCCAA GCAGATGGAATGTTGAATGAAGCTGAAATTCCGAAGGTGACCAAAGCATTAGAG GTTTCCGTCGATATTCTTTATTGCAGAGAGAAATATTCTAATGGAATGGTTATTTCATCGGCACTGATAATATGGAAAGGATTGATTTGCATTATTGGGAGCGAGTCGCCGGTGGTGGTTGTGCTATCTGGGAGTATGGAACCCGGTTTCAAACGA GTTCATGAGCAGCGAAATAGCAAAGAAGCTGATATACTCACTAAAG GAGACGCTAATCTTTACGATGACAGAATGTTGTACACATCTAGTAATCGTTGGTTGCAAAAAAAAATACATCATGGGCAGAGCTGTTGG GAAGGATCCCATAATGTTCACTTATGCTTACCTGAGGTTTGttctaaatttttccaaaaattgggctgcccagaaaaaaaaacttga